In Chloroflexota bacterium, a single window of DNA contains:
- a CDS encoding site-specific DNA-methyltransferase, whose translation MTRKRQLVSEARKYLVTTVAQAREITDGWLSEIDLKKAAKLGLPEVDDRYHVWRVPLCDQQNAKIGEVVIDAYTTEILYHKTTKPEILEARLLQRGNGSVAHKHKSKAEYTLSPLRNTVGLGNCVDLIDEMPAGSVDLIFTSPPYFNARPEYSEYEEYEKYLFEMRQVIRRAHKILGEGRFLVMNTAPVLIRRASRNESSKRIAVPFELHRIFIEEGFDFIDDIIWVKPEGAGWATGRGRRFAADRNPLQYKAVPVTEYVLVYRKQTDMLIDWHIRTHPDRQLVADSKIDDDYERTNIWRIQPATNSKHPAAFPLELAEKVIKYYSFKNDVVMDPFAGSGTVGAAAAKLGRRFVLFDINPDYIELIKGSVDSWLGKASENILWLNCTAPAPALRLFEKPREYHVKRSRKRG comes from the coding sequence ATGACACGAAAAAGGCAATTAGTTTCTGAAGCTCGTAAATATTTAGTGACAACGGTTGCTCAAGCAAGGGAGATCACCGATGGTTGGCTCTCGGAAATCGATCTGAAAAAAGCCGCCAAACTAGGGCTCCCGGAAGTTGATGATCGGTATCATGTTTGGCGCGTACCTCTTTGCGACCAGCAAAACGCCAAAATCGGTGAAGTCGTTATAGATGCTTATACAACAGAGATTCTCTACCACAAGACGACCAAGCCCGAAATTTTAGAGGCCCGCCTGCTTCAGCGAGGCAATGGGTCAGTGGCTCACAAGCACAAATCAAAGGCTGAGTATACTCTTTCGCCGCTCCGCAACACAGTTGGGTTAGGAAATTGTGTTGACCTCATAGACGAAATGCCAGCGGGTTCTGTTGATCTTATCTTCACCTCGCCCCCCTACTTTAACGCTCGCCCTGAGTATAGTGAATATGAAGAATATGAAAAGTACCTGTTTGAAATGCGCCAAGTAATACGCCGAGCACATAAAATTTTGGGTGAAGGCCGTTTCTTGGTGATGAATACGGCTCCTGTTCTTATACGGCGGGCAAGCCGGAATGAGTCGTCTAAACGGATAGCGGTGCCTTTTGAGTTACATCGAATTTTTATCGAAGAAGGCTTTGATTTCATAGACGATATTATCTGGGTCAAGCCTGAAGGCGCTGGTTGGGCAACCGGGCGAGGCCGTCGGTTTGCGGCTGACCGAAACCCTCTTCAATACAAGGCCGTGCCAGTCACCGAATATGTTCTTGTTTATCGCAAACAGACAGATATGTTGATTGACTGGCATATTCGCACTCACCCCGACCGACAATTAGTAGCTGACTCCAAGATCGACGACGATTATGAGCGCACCAACATCTGGCGTATTCAACCCGCAACCAATTCAAAGCACCCCGCTGCCTTTCCGCTGGAATTGGCTGAGAAAGTCATCAAATACTATTCCTTCAAAAACGACGTGGTGATGGACCCGTTTGCAGGCTCTGGCACGGTGGGGGCAGCGGCGGCAAAGCTGGGCCGTCGGTTCGTGTTATTTGACATCAACCCTGATTACATCGAACTCATCAAAGGCTCAGTTGACTCTTGGCTTGGCAAAGCTTCTGAAAACATCCTGTGGCTTAACTGCACGGCCCCAGCCCCCGCTCTCAGATTGTTTGAGAAGCCTCGAGAATATCATGTGAAACGGAGTCGGAAACGTGGATAA
- the hppD gene encoding 4-hydroxyphenylpyruvate dioxygenase, whose product MHEEADFLKINAIDHLELWVGNARQSVFFWKALGFKPVAFSGLETGNRRFASWVLEQGQIRLVLSTPYSPHDEMAAHHLLHGDGVKTIAMEVDDVEAAFRETTSRGAKGLQPPTEARDDHGAIRTAIIQGYGQTHFQFVDRADYAGAFKPAYKPLPEDKTTVPTGLAAIDHIVGNVELGKMNYWVNWFHKTMGFRQIVHYDDKVIHTEYSALMSKVMGNGNGRIKFPINEPAEGKKKSQIEEYLDYYVGPGVQHIAMITGDIVKTVRELRDRGIEFLRVPQAYYDSLPDRIGAIKESYDDIADLGILADRDDEGYLLQIFSRPIQDRPTMFLEVIQRRGARGFGVGNFKALFESIEIEQAKRGNL is encoded by the coding sequence ATGCATGAAGAGGCCGACTTCCTGAAAATCAACGCCATTGACCACCTCGAGCTTTGGGTGGGCAACGCCAGGCAATCCGTCTTCTTTTGGAAGGCGCTCGGCTTCAAGCCCGTTGCCTTTAGCGGCCTGGAGACGGGCAACCGCCGCTTCGCCTCGTGGGTGCTGGAGCAGGGCCAGATTCGACTAGTGCTCAGCACGCCCTACTCGCCGCACGACGAGATGGCCGCCCACCACCTTTTGCACGGCGATGGGGTGAAGACGATTGCCATGGAAGTGGACGACGTGGAAGCCGCCTTTCGCGAGACCACCTCTCGCGGCGCAAAGGGCCTCCAACCGCCAACCGAGGCCCGCGACGATCACGGCGCAATTCGCACGGCCATCATTCAAGGCTACGGCCAGACGCACTTCCAGTTTGTGGATCGGGCTGACTACGCCGGAGCGTTCAAGCCCGCTTACAAACCATTGCCTGAGGACAAGACAACGGTTCCCACCGGGCTGGCGGCTATTGACCACATCGTCGGCAACGTCGAACTGGGCAAGATGAATTACTGGGTCAACTGGTTCCACAAGACGATGGGCTTCCGCCAGATCGTCCACTACGACGACAAGGTGATCCACACTGAGTACTCGGCGCTGATGTCGAAGGTGATGGGTAACGGCAATGGAAGAATCAAGTTCCCCATCAACGAGCCGGCGGAGGGGAAGAAGAAGAGCCAGATCGAAGAATATCTCGATTACTACGTCGGCCCCGGAGTCCAGCACATCGCCATGATCACCGGCGACATTGTGAAGACGGTGCGTGAGCTTCGTGACCGGGGCATTGAGTTCCTGCGCGTGCCGCAAGCCTATTACGACTCTTTGCCTGATCGCATCGGGGCGATCAAAGAGAGCTACGACGACATCGCCGACCTGGGCATTCTGGCCGACCGTGACGATGAAGGCTACCTCCTGCAGATTTTCTCCCGCCCGATTCAAGATCGCCCGACGATGTTCCTGGAAGTGATCCAGCGGCGCGGCGCGCGCGGCTTCGGCGTGGGCAACTTCAAGGCGCTGTTTGAGAGTATTGAGATTGAGCAAGCGAAGCGGGGGAATTTGTGA
- a CDS encoding HAD family hydrolase gives MSKRYAIRIRRFDTLMLDFARIHALLFDLDGTLADTDDAYIAAVARIIQPFHVLFPGRSPTRFLRWGLMTTETPLNWLMTVPDRLNLDTLLATATDTLYRLRGQGSAKRFLLIEGVRPMLESLAARYPLALVTSRDRRNAEGFLEQFELRPYFQVVVSALTAPRIKPHPAPVYHAAQQLGLPVENCVMIGDTTMDIRAGRRAGAQTVGVLCGFGERRELERAGATLILNKTAELTDVLLKQPAWEN, from the coding sequence GTGAGTAAACGATACGCAATACGTATTCGCCGCTTCGACACTTTGATGCTCGACTTCGCCCGCATCCACGCCCTGCTCTTCGACCTGGACGGCACGCTAGCCGACACCGACGATGCTTACATCGCCGCCGTCGCCCGCATCATCCAACCCTTCCACGTTCTGTTTCCGGGCCGCAGTCCCACCCGCTTTTTGCGCTGGGGGCTGATGACGACCGAGACGCCCCTCAACTGGCTGATGACGGTTCCCGACCGCCTGAATCTCGATACGCTCCTGGCAACCGCCACCGACACTTTGTATCGCCTGCGCGGGCAAGGCTCGGCCAAACGTTTTCTGCTCATCGAAGGCGTCAGGCCGATGTTGGAGAGTCTGGCCGCCCGTTATCCGCTGGCGCTCGTCACTTCCCGTGACCGTCGCAACGCCGAAGGGTTTCTGGAGCAGTTTGAACTGCGCCCTTATTTTCAAGTTGTGGTCTCGGCCCTCACCGCGCCCCGTATCAAACCACACCCGGCCCCGGTTTACCATGCGGCCCAGCAACTCGGCCTGCCGGTTGAAAACTGTGTGATGATTGGCGACACGACGATGGACATTCGGGCGGGCCGCCGAGCTGGGGCGCAAACAGTGGGCGTGTTGTGCGGCTTTGGCGAGCGAAGGGAATTGGAGCGAGCGGGAGCGACTCTGATTTTGAACAAGACTGCCGAGTTGACGGATGTGTTGTTGAAGCAACCGGCTTGGGAGAATTGA
- a CDS encoding CfrBI family restriction endonuclease, with translation MDKVSLNDLFPESGRILLTGGGKEFIERIGLETAKRAVLSVLMGENIRKQTEPLTRQRIAQISGAMVALFARGFSEVDDFSSQLSKMAVQQLEETKRNDKVSTWLAQWVIGLTGKSVQNVLRSDPKERAAYVAEFESIIQASAAQCRADMGDLKMTLGFVEDKKGNRVEMGWEDIARLTTAIGSLTLTIRGSDKSTYGKLFERLVLGSALSVLGFQLVGRTTNTKTHKVFWLADSSDTRECDATLLYQPGKLARFDIGFIGPGNSEISKDKLTRYAREMEIGGTTHASQTFIVVDRLPNTSKTRRAADKIGAEIIQMSMRYWLRDLAQRLEARLGYKHKLASMPDGKIESYLKTKLATTRIQDFLSGFSPVETDEEPEEE, from the coding sequence GTGGATAAAGTTTCGCTAAACGACTTGTTCCCAGAGAGTGGCCGAATTCTATTGACGGGGGGCGGCAAAGAGTTCATTGAACGGATAGGCTTAGAGACCGCCAAACGAGCTGTCTTGAGTGTTCTTATGGGGGAGAACATTCGCAAACAGACAGAGCCGTTGACCCGGCAACGTATTGCACAAATTAGCGGCGCTATGGTAGCTCTATTCGCGCGCGGTTTCAGTGAAGTTGATGATTTTTCTAGTCAGCTATCAAAAATGGCTGTGCAACAACTTGAAGAGACGAAGAGAAATGACAAAGTCAGCACTTGGCTGGCTCAGTGGGTCATTGGACTGACTGGAAAATCAGTGCAGAATGTTCTCAGAAGCGATCCTAAAGAGCGAGCAGCCTATGTTGCGGAATTTGAAAGCATCATTCAAGCCTCAGCGGCACAATGCCGTGCAGACATGGGCGACCTCAAAATGACTTTGGGGTTTGTTGAAGACAAGAAAGGCAACAGGGTTGAAATGGGGTGGGAGGATATTGCGCGTCTGACCACCGCGATCGGAAGCTTGACCCTTACCATACGCGGCTCAGATAAATCTACCTATGGCAAGTTGTTTGAACGGCTTGTGCTTGGTTCAGCCCTTTCCGTGCTTGGATTCCAATTGGTTGGGCGCACAACCAACACGAAAACTCACAAAGTCTTTTGGCTGGCTGATAGCTCCGATACGCGAGAATGCGATGCGACGTTGCTGTACCAGCCCGGCAAGTTGGCCCGATTTGATATAGGTTTCATCGGCCCAGGAAATTCGGAGATTTCAAAGGATAAACTTACACGCTATGCCCGAGAGATGGAGATCGGCGGCACAACACACGCCTCACAAACTTTTATTGTAGTGGATCGCCTGCCCAATACCAGCAAAACCCGCAGGGCTGCCGATAAAATCGGAGCGGAAATTATTCAGATGAGCATGCGATATTGGCTGAGGGATTTGGCTCAACGTCTCGAAGCGCGATTGGGCTACAAACACAAGCTCGCTTCTATGCCGGACGGCAAAATAGAAAGCTATTTGAAGACTAAACTGGCTACTACTCGGATTCAAGATTTTTTATCCGGCTTCTCTCCTGTTGAAACGGATGAGGAACCTGAGGAGGAATAG
- a CDS encoding fumarylacetoacetate hydrolase family protein, with the protein MKLVTFVTPDSPREARLGTVLDDVVIDLHAAQSWAQGARGLPPEPLPDSVFGLIHAGQPAWLYARNLLNVLDGVDPTMVKGAHRARVGWRLNEVQLFPPLPRPMSLRDFYAFEGHVTAAYANRGREVPEEWYEFPAFYFTNPNSIFGHDEQVPCPKYTQALDYELEIACVIGKTGRDIPAEKAEEYIFGYMIMNDWSARDVQRKEMKMLGPAKAKDFATSLGPWLVTIDELRDRATGKPGVFDLEMAARVNGVERSRGNFKDIHWSFGQIVERASADAFLLPGDVLGSGTVGTGCLLELTKGEGPWLQLGDVVELEIERLGILRNRIA; encoded by the coding sequence ATGAAACTCGTTACCTTTGTCACTCCCGACTCTCCCCGCGAAGCCCGGCTCGGCACGGTGCTTGACGATGTGGTGATTGACTTGCACGCGGCCCAAAGCTGGGCGCAGGGCGCGCGCGGCCTGCCGCCGGAGCCATTGCCGGATTCTGTCTTTGGGCTGATTCATGCCGGGCAACCGGCGTGGTTGTACGCCCGGAATCTGCTCAACGTGCTGGACGGCGTTGACCCGACGATGGTGAAAGGAGCGCACCGGGCCAGGGTGGGGTGGCGGCTGAACGAAGTGCAGTTGTTCCCGCCTTTGCCGCGCCCCATGAGTCTGCGCGACTTCTACGCTTTCGAGGGCCACGTCACCGCCGCTTACGCCAACCGCGGGCGCGAAGTGCCTGAGGAGTGGTACGAGTTCCCCGCCTTCTACTTCACCAACCCTAATTCTATTTTCGGCCACGACGAACAAGTGCCTTGTCCAAAATACACGCAGGCGCTCGACTACGAGTTGGAGATCGCCTGCGTGATCGGCAAGACCGGGCGCGACATCCCGGCAGAGAAAGCGGAAGAGTATATTTTCGGCTATATGATCATGAACGACTGGTCGGCGCGGGACGTTCAACGCAAGGAGATGAAGATGCTCGGCCCGGCCAAGGCCAAGGACTTTGCCACCTCGCTTGGCCCGTGGCTGGTGACGATTGACGAATTGCGCGATCGGGCGACGGGCAAGCCCGGCGTGTTCGACCTGGAGATGGCGGCGCGGGTGAACGGCGTCGAACGCTCACGCGGCAACTTCAAGGACATTCACTGGTCGTTCGGCCAGATCGTCGAGCGCGCTTCGGCTGACGCCTTCCTCCTGCCCGGCGATGTGCTGGGTTCGGGCACGGTAGGCACCGGCTGCCTGCTGGAGCTAACCAAAGGCGAAGGCCCCTGGCTTCAGCTGGGCGATGTAGTGGAGTTGGAGATTGAGAGGTTGGGGATACTGAGGAATAGAATAGCATGA
- a CDS encoding roadblock/LC7 domain-containing protein encodes MPDSKEPIKAILHDILRASPHITAAAVVHLSGLIVVSVMPYYVEEERVSAMSAVMLLLGERLTGAMKNGQLNKVYVRGETGHTVITAIGEEAVLSINASDEVPLGLLFIEMELAAEKLRELV; translated from the coding sequence GTGCCTGATTCAAAAGAGCCTATCAAGGCCATCCTTCACGATATCCTCAGGGCCTCGCCCCACATCACGGCGGCGGCAGTGGTGCACTTGAGCGGATTGATCGTCGTTTCGGTGATGCCGTATTACGTGGAAGAAGAGCGCGTGTCGGCCATGTCGGCGGTGATGCTCCTGCTGGGCGAGCGCCTGACCGGAGCCATGAAGAACGGCCAGCTCAACAAGGTGTACGTTCGGGGCGAAACCGGCCACACCGTCATCACGGCAATCGGCGAAGAGGCAGTGTTGTCCATCAATGCCAGCGATGAAGTGCCGCTTGGCTTGTTGTTTATTGAGATGGAACTGGCGGCTGAGAAATTGAGGGAGTTGGTGTAG
- a CDS encoding homogentisate 1,2-dioxygenase, which translates to MPFYHTLGQIPPKRHTQFRKPDGSLYREQVMGTKGFSGIQSILYHCHQPTQIKHAETLGSAKVEYVDYGPLRHRLFKSKDVPQGGDPLSGRRVLLGNENVTMAVVRPTESMSYHYRNGEAHELYFIHQGEGTLHSQFGKLDFGPGDYLNIPISTTWRMELRGAGHRMLVFESAHDFEPPQRYRNEYGQFLEHSPYCERDIRVPKELETHDEAGDFEVRVKARGEFHRHILDHHPLDVIGWDGFLYPYAFNIADFEPITGRVHQPPPVHQTFEGWNFVICSFVPRMFDYHPLAIPAPYNHANVNSDEVLYYAEGNFMSRKGVEQFDFSLHPGGLPHGPHPGTSEASIGKARTEELAVMCDTFHPLHVTAFALECEDERYAYSWVEHE; encoded by the coding sequence ATGCCCTTCTACCACACCCTCGGCCAAATCCCACCCAAACGCCACACCCAGTTCCGCAAGCCGGACGGCTCGCTCTATCGCGAGCAGGTGATGGGCACCAAAGGCTTCTCCGGCATCCAGTCCATCCTCTACCACTGCCACCAGCCCACGCAGATCAAGCACGCCGAAACGCTGGGCAGCGCTAAAGTGGAGTACGTGGATTACGGCCCGCTCCGCCACCGGCTGTTCAAGAGCAAGGATGTTCCACAAGGCGGCGACCCACTCAGCGGGCGGCGGGTTTTGCTGGGCAACGAAAATGTGACGATGGCCGTCGTCCGCCCGACTGAGTCCATGAGCTATCATTACCGCAACGGCGAAGCGCATGAGTTGTACTTCATTCATCAAGGCGAAGGCACGCTTCACTCGCAGTTTGGCAAGCTGGACTTCGGGCCGGGCGACTATCTCAATATTCCGATCAGCACAACGTGGCGGATGGAACTTCGGGGCGCCGGCCACCGGATGTTGGTCTTTGAGTCGGCCCACGACTTTGAGCCGCCTCAACGCTACCGCAACGAGTACGGCCAGTTCCTCGAGCACAGCCCCTACTGCGAGCGCGACATCCGGGTGCCGAAAGAGTTGGAGACCCATGATGAGGCGGGTGACTTTGAGGTGCGAGTCAAGGCGCGCGGCGAGTTTCACCGCCACATCCTTGATCATCACCCACTGGACGTGATCGGCTGGGACGGCTTCCTCTACCCTTACGCCTTCAACATTGCCGACTTCGAGCCGATCACCGGGCGTGTTCATCAGCCGCCGCCAGTGCACCAGACTTTTGAGGGCTGGAATTTCGTCATCTGCTCATTCGTGCCGCGCATGTTCGACTATCATCCGCTGGCGATTCCCGCGCCCTACAATCACGCCAACGTCAACTCGGACGAAGTGCTGTATTACGCCGAAGGCAACTTCATGAGCCGCAAGGGCGTGGAGCAATTCGACTTCAGCCTGCACCCCGGCGGCCTGCCGCACGGCCCGCACCCTGGCACGTCAGAAGCCAGCATCGGCAAGGCGCGCACGGAAGAACTGGCGGTGATGTGCGACACCTTCCACCCGCTTCACGTCACAGCTTTCGCGCTGGAGTGTGAAGACGAACGATACGCTTACAGTTGGGTTGAGCATGAATGA
- a CDS encoding ABC transporter ATP-binding protein: MEGQVLLYGADPKDYSLAKLSGIVGTLLQDPEKQILGAHVKSEVSFGPENLGLPASEVWERVDEALNRLDIMYLRDRETFSISGGEKQKAALAGLLAMRPSILLLDEPLASLDPASAREALAVFRHLADEGSTILLVEHRVEDALNARPDRILYLKEGEVRYLGRPDNLAEVVDWHEVKLPAQQVMQRVRATGTPTPPPAPADRKLRTWYASPLIVFDNVSFAYGDGPEILKNVSLEIRTGETVAILGPNAAGKSTLIKHAIGLLKPRKGRVLVDGKDTRELSVAQIARTLGYAFQSPTHMLFAPTVKEELAFGPQNLGYKPEEIDKSITASLDALNLAGLESYPPLSLSFGQQKRVTIACVATMRSKILALDEPTAGQDYGNYMSFMDSILGADNTADGNKSPLSNFDAMLFITHDLDLAVTYATRAILVSNGAIAGDGQPETVLKDYDLLKRCRVVPTSLLDENLRLLPKTHKFQRAEVLAGVK, translated from the coding sequence ATGGAAGGCCAGGTACTCCTGTACGGCGCGGATCCTAAAGACTACTCTCTAGCCAAACTGTCAGGGATTGTCGGGACGCTTTTACAAGACCCAGAGAAACAGATTCTGGGCGCGCACGTAAAATCGGAAGTGAGCTTTGGGCCGGAGAACCTGGGCCTGCCCGCCAGTGAGGTATGGGAGCGTGTGGATGAGGCCCTCAACCGCCTGGACATCATGTACTTGCGCGACCGCGAGACCTTCTCGATCTCCGGCGGCGAAAAACAAAAAGCGGCTCTGGCTGGATTGTTGGCGATGCGGCCTTCTATTCTGTTGCTCGACGAACCGCTGGCCTCGCTCGACCCGGCCTCGGCGCGTGAGGCGCTGGCGGTATTCCGCCACCTGGCCGACGAAGGCTCCACGATCCTGCTGGTGGAGCATCGCGTGGAAGATGCGCTCAACGCCCGGCCAGATCGCATTCTCTATCTAAAGGAAGGTGAGGTGCGATATCTGGGCCGGCCTGATAACCTGGCCGAGGTGGTGGACTGGCACGAGGTGAAGCTCCCGGCCCAGCAAGTGATGCAACGCGTGCGCGCGACTGGAACCCCCACCCCGCCGCCCGCGCCCGCTGACCGCAAACTGCGAACCTGGTATGCCTCACCGCTGATTGTTTTCGATAACGTGTCGTTCGCTTACGGCGACGGGCCGGAGATTTTGAAAAACGTCTCGCTTGAGATTCGCACCGGTGAGACGGTTGCCATCCTCGGCCCCAACGCCGCCGGCAAGAGCACGCTCATCAAACACGCCATTGGCCTGCTCAAGCCGCGCAAGGGCCGGGTGCTGGTGGACGGCAAGGATACGCGGGAACTGTCGGTGGCTCAAATCGCGCGCACACTCGGCTATGCCTTCCAGAGTCCCACGCACATGCTCTTCGCGCCGACGGTGAAAGAAGAGCTTGCCTTCGGGCCGCAAAACCTGGGATACAAGCCGGAGGAAATTGACAAGTCAATCACCGCTTCCCTCGACGCTCTCAATCTGGCCGGCCTGGAATCTTATCCGCCGCTCTCGCTCTCGTTCGGCCAGCAGAAGCGGGTGACGATTGCCTGCGTGGCCACGATGCGCTCGAAGATTCTGGCCCTCGACGAGCCGACCGCCGGGCAGGACTATGGCAACTACATGTCGTTCATGGACAGCATCCTCGGCGCCGACAACACTGCTGACGGCAATAAATCGCCGCTCTCGAATTTTGACGCCATGCTGTTCATCACCCACGATCTCGATCTGGCCGTGACCTATGCCACGCGAGCGATCCTGGTTTCCAACGGCGCTATCGCCGGCGACGGCCAACCCGAAACCGTGTTGAAAGATTACGACCTGCTCAAGCGCTGCCGGGTGGTGCCCACCTCTTTGCTCGACGAAAACCTGAGGTTGCTGCCCAAGACCCACAAATTCCAGCGGGCGGAAGTGCTGGCCGGGGTGAAGTAA
- a CDS encoding ECF transporter S component, which translates to MWKFGTREIVYSAIGAALYGVLNWVFNNLQLPGTSLVSIRPPVAIPIFMGIVFGPWVGLFSGFFGNVIGDLLSGYGFFWAWDVGNGLIGLIPGLLPYMGITEIKTSRDYVMAAVAAVVASLVGIAFPALIADPFILRNIDFAGGLTTEWLPAGVTDAVNGAILTPILLYAWNAFRSRSGR; encoded by the coding sequence ATGTGGAAGTTCGGCACGCGCGAAATCGTCTACTCCGCTATCGGCGCGGCGCTGTACGGCGTTTTGAACTGGGTATTCAACAATCTCCAATTACCCGGCACGTCACTGGTTTCCATTCGCCCGCCGGTCGCCATTCCGATCTTCATGGGCATCGTGTTCGGCCCGTGGGTCGGCCTCTTCTCAGGCTTCTTCGGCAACGTCATCGGCGACCTGCTCTCCGGCTACGGCTTCTTTTGGGCCTGGGACGTGGGCAACGGCTTGATCGGGTTGATCCCCGGCCTTTTGCCATATATGGGTATCACCGAGATCAAGACCAGCCGTGACTACGTGATGGCCGCTGTGGCCGCCGTGGTGGCCTCGCTCGTCGGCATCGCTTTCCCAGCCCTGATCGCCGACCCGTTCATTTTGCGTAACATTGACTTTGCGGGCGGCCTCACCACCGAGTGGCTTCCGGCTGGCGTCACCGATGCGGTCAACGGGGCTATTCTTACCCCAATTCTGCTCTACGCCTGGAATGCTTTCCGTTCTCGCAGTGGGCGTTAA
- a CDS encoding SAM-dependent chlorinase/fluorinase, protein MSNIITLMTDFGLRDGFTAVMKGVILNITPTATLIDVTHLISPQNVREGAVVFGRGAGYYPDGTIHICVVDPGVGTARRPLAARFGSQIYVGPDNGLITLMHARAKREGWLMEFYHLNQPQYWLPEISNIFHGRDIFAPAAAHLAGGVPLDSVGSPITDPVLFPLSPVESTPSGARGEIIHIDHFGNIATNIRQTDIAGLGEVKVTVRGVEMRGLVRTFGERAPGELVALINSVGELAVAVVNGNAGQRLGAQIGDTVEVTRLS, encoded by the coding sequence ATGAGCAATATCATTACCCTTATGACCGACTTCGGCCTTCGCGACGGGTTCACCGCCGTGATGAAGGGGGTGATTCTCAACATCACCCCGACCGCGACCCTCATTGACGTGACTCATCTGATCTCACCACAGAACGTGCGCGAAGGCGCGGTTGTGTTCGGGCGCGGCGCGGGGTATTACCCGGACGGCACGATTCACATTTGCGTGGTTGACCCCGGCGTGGGCACGGCTCGCCGCCCACTGGCCGCCCGCTTCGGATCGCAAATTTACGTCGGGCCAGACAACGGCCTGATTACGTTGATGCACGCCCGGGCCAAACGCGAAGGCTGGCTGATGGAGTTCTATCATCTGAACCAACCCCAATATTGGTTGCCGGAGATCAGCAACATCTTTCATGGGCGCGATATATTTGCGCCCGCCGCCGCCCACCTGGCCGGCGGCGTCCCCTTAGACTCGGTCGGCTCGCCCATTACTGATCCTGTGCTATTCCCGCTAAGTCCGGTAGAATCAACGCCGAGCGGCGCGCGCGGCGAAATCATCCACATCGATCACTTTGGCAACATCGCCACCAACATTCGTCAAACAGATATTGCCGGGTTGGGTGAGGTAAAGGTAACTGTGCGCGGCGTGGAGATGCGCGGCCTGGTGCGCACCTTTGGCGAGCGCGCGCCGGGCGAACTGGTGGCCCTCATCAACAGCGTCGGCGAACTGGCGGTGGCTGTCGTGAACGGCAATGCCGGGCAAAGGCTGGGCGCGCAGATCGGCGACACAGTTGAAGTGACTCGATTATCGTAA